The genomic DNA ccctagattggtttttcttatttatttagatcggttcggtttttctCGGTTAGTCTATTttacgaacgttcgttcgttagttcgttttaatgaacgaaTTCGTTCGTTTGCCTCTATTAGCTGACgttcgtccgatagatttttctttttctgttttattttcgccagagacctatccgcgattatttttatcaCAGATTAGCCCCTGGTCTTTAAACCCTCACAACtttttaaccgtttgtccaaatccagtgaaacaaacaccaaaatcttcgtctcgaagccatCTTCCCGGTTAAACAACTTAAACAtgattttgacaatttaaaatttggtttcaagaagATTTGAATTCGATGTTCTTTTGAACATAATTTTAGTTCCGTAGCTCTGATTTGATTGATTCTTCTTGCAAActgaagctcttcagttgaactttcagtttggatcttcttatttgagttttacccttgcatatatgcttgagtgcttatgtatgctattgtttgtttgcgatagaatttccggagtgcgaagcgtgctactacaagtctctagggtttgcggatcgtcagcaaggcaagtaacacattgatcatactcttttcatacccagtttttatgcattagttgcaatgctcaaacactgcatgattaggatgtggttaacatgtgggtattgggaactAGATGATggggtagaacctattgcccttttattatcaaacccttgggagttacttctacgatATGCTTAagttgccatgctatgctcgtagacgtggtttggattgagtgatccatgacagatgtgagattattaattaatggttaacttaaggtggctacttaaatacacatctgggtggattggttgcgggtacctggggatataccagtgctgtcctttggttcgccacccaggctcaaagggatcataagattgttcatgctagaaacttccgtgtgcagccacaagctattatgggctctagcatagttgagtatgttgcatgacctctttcagtggtagactagcagatgtaggtgatgtaggttggtactgtctacccagagtaaagagttaatgtttctgaaagactgtgtgtgggtcatccgtttctcaaacaccatgtagtgcgagaaatacaacggaggagatcgagtcttgtggggaaaaagtgtgcaaacctctgcagagtgtataaactaatcatggttagtcgtgtccccggttatggacatttcgagtatctggttcttggattatcatattgatctcatcactctaaattaatttgttgggttgctAATTACTTTTtatttgggattgagatgggggtaccattctaaatgtttatcaactaccatgatagttaaataaaatatattcctttgttgtagggcgcaaaaacattataaccgtagagcctccaccagccataattgcatgtagtgatagcatttacatgttcattgctctattgtgttatattgccagcatattccatgtgctgacccgtttcgggctgcaacgtattatgttgcagacttttcagacgaagagtaaggtgcgctaggtcgttgtcgtgcactcagctatgccgttgaagttgatggactcactttatctaccaagccttccgctgttatcttacttagttggccttaagccatattattgtttTAAGTTCTTTTTTGAgaccatcgatgtaataagtgtgtgattgctactctgttataaatcatTCGAAGTACTGTGtatgtcagcattaccgatccagtgatgacacttatgcacagagacttgatccattcggatcGGGTCGCTACATAATACCAAATATAACAAACTTTTGCTCCTGCGATAGCATAGTTGTACTTCACGAATAACATACTTGTACTCCCCCACGGGTACTGTACTCTCATGTTGCACAACTTGTACGCCAAGCAATGCAACTTGTTCTTCCAGCACATTTTACCCCCCCCCTCAGCTCAACTCGTATTCATCATGCAATACAACATGTACTCCCCGCATGATGCAACTTTACTCCCGTGTTTAGTCAGTACACCTCAAGTGTAAAGTACACAAgaaaaccaaaaatacaaaaggaaaacccaaaaaatcagaagaagaaacaaaataaaaaaacaaaagaaaaacatGGAGAAAAGTCACATGTGGCTTGCACCTTCGCCCCGAGCCCGAGCCACGACGAGTCTGCCTCTTAGCTCTTATAACCCCGAAACCTCTCCAAGGGGTACCCCAAAATTAGTTGCTCCCCCAAAAGATTGGCGAGTATGTTTTTGACTTTCGATCCTAAGATGGTTGTTGGCCGATGGGGCTCCGTATGATGAAGTCATTGATGATTTCAAACTGTCTGGGAGACATGATCTGGGTCGTCGATGGAGTCGATGAAGATGGCGGTGGCGTCGAAGATCCAATCTGGCAAAGTGAGATCTCCATGATCGATGCCACCTGTCAAGGGTGTTTCACAAAGTACATAGGAACATGGTAATTGCAAGTAGATTTTTTGATAGTGCCAGGTCGTCCCGCAGACACATGCCATGGATTGTATGGGAGTGTCTTAGAGGATATTTCAGTCTAGGAACACAATGTGGTTCACTAGGTTGGATATCAACTCGTCGGGTTCTTTGGTGGACGATATAGAAAAGATGTCTAGTCCGGATCTATTGTAAAGATAGTCCAGGGCTTCAGGAGATGTCGAATATGTTTCTCCTCCGGCTTCACACTGAATGGCTTTATACAAGGGTGTAGGTCCATTGCCTTATTCCTCCATCTTGACCTTATTGATCCGCGTGGTGTCAACTCCTCAACCTTGGTAGTTGTACAATTCCATCTTTGAGAACCAGGGGTGGCAAGTTCAGGGAAGTCAGTCGCCCAGGTATGAGCCTCCGGTACGCAGGTATATAGTCAAATATGCCCCCAAAATATAGTGCGTGCGGCATGAAAATATGGTGAAACCACTCCCTCTCAACAAGCATTCAATTAGAATTGCCAACATATCTACCATAATGTTAAGTAATATATATAGGGGACAATGGGCCACCCTCACGGAATCCAGGAAAACCTGAATTTAGTTTGAATAGCTTTACAAGAAATCTGAGCAAGTCTCCAACTTATCTTGAGTCATCAGTTACACTGAAAAGAGCGCCTTGCCGATAGCCATGACCGTTCTTGCTATTTGGGGATGGTGGTGTGCCTTTGAACCTCGAAGACTTTATTAATGAATGGAACAAAGGAGGCCCTATTTATGTCATCATATACAAGGAAAGAATCCTGCACATTGGGAGTGTAAATAATTGTGACCATATACATATAAAATGATAACAATGGAAAAACTATTATTTCCTTTACCGGTAATCCATTTTTCATTTGCAAGTAATGGCCAACATCGTGGTTAACTTTTATAGCTACACCATATCCAACTTTTAAATTATCACCCTAAGCACACCATTTTTTAGATAAGTCTTTCATTCTCAAGGCCCATCGAATAAACATCTATTTGACTTTTTCGTAAGGTTTTAAAAAGTCTATCTTAAATATCACCGCACTTATTCTTTTCCGGCGAATCTCATAGATGGTTTCATGTAGGATGCTACTCCACAAATAATGTTTTTTTCTTGCATAACTATCATTGCGAGCACATGGTCAACCACCGCATTGAGCCTATTTGTAGTTACCTTAATGAAAAATTGAAGCTTACATTACGGACATAGATCCACATGTATTTGGTGGACACATACAACCTCCTTAGCCTTTGGTAACAAAATGATCTCATCAAAATTTAAACTTCCCCAAAAGTCACTCTTGAGCAAAAGCAAGAAGAGTGACGCCATGGGCAAGGTGTCTGTGATTGCTTGATGGATTGTTCTTTTCTTTCTGGGTTGTCGTATGTGATGTATTTGTTGATGTGTTTTGATGGTGGTTATTTTGGCATGTTGTAATTCATGGGCCTGAGGTTGTAGGCGTTTGCTTGTCTCATGGGGACGTGGGGTGGTGAAGATTCATGCTTTGGGAGTAGTCCACATGTGGCTATGTTGTAACGGTTTTTTTTCTCAATTTTTCATCAATTAACTGAATAATTCTCTTCTTTTTAACTAATCAACAAGGCAAATGTTTGCCTCTGTTTCAAAAAACTGGAGTATTTGACACGCCACATGGGTACATATATATATCTTCTCTATCTTTTCTTATCTTATTATTACTTAAAAATAACGTAAGGTTTCCATTTCGCCTTTCTTCCCACCACTCCTTCGTCCAACCTTTCATATATATGATAATCGATCACCTTAATTTACTTACCTTCTGAGCCAATttcactttaatttacttaccaaACTTTTAATCAAAATATAAGTTAGTTCACGGTCAGaatttgatgaacatttatttacacaATCATATTATTATTGACAGGTAAATTACAAGCTAACGTATTAGAATATGTATATGTCGTTGTAACGCACGGGTATTGTTCTAGTTAGTAAAAAAGAATGAAACTGAAACCACAGCCCAAACATGAGAAAAATCTGTCAAGTGTCATCAAACTGAATCTCCATATAACAAGTCTGTATTTTACTGTTGCTATATGTATTGTACCTTGAACTGCTGAACACTTGTACTAGCTCATGAACTCGTGGACGACACCATTCACCTCGATCATGCTACACCCGGGCACCTTGGCCACTCCCTCCTCCCGCATCTCCCCCCTGACACCCAAGCCCCGGCCTACCTCGCCGTCGCATGCAAGCACATTTGCCGCGAGCACGTACGCGCCGCTGTCCTGTGGGTCGCATTCCACGGCTCCACGCGCCGCGCGCGCCCCCGCCTCCGCGTCGCCGTGCAAGCGGCATCCGGAGAGCAGGGCGCCCCAAATGGCCGCGTCTGGCTTCATCGGCATTGCCCGGATGGTGTCCTCCGCCTCCCGGAGCCTTCTGGCCCGGGCGAGCGCGTCGACAAGGCAGCCATAGTGCTCGATTCCCGGTGTAACACCGTATTCCCTCGCCATTGACGCGAACAGAGCCTTCGCCTCGTCGGCCATGCCGGAATGGCCGTAGGCCATCAGCATCGCGATGAAGGTGACCTTGTCCGGTCGGAGACCGTAAGGTTCCAGCTCGGAGAACAAGGTGACCGCTTCCTGGCATTGCCCGTGCGCTGCCAGGCCAAGCATCATGGCGTTCCAGGACGACAGCTTGGCCATGCCCTGCGATCTCGTGGTGTCGAACACCTGGCGAGCCTTGTGTATTGAGCCACACTTGCAGTACATGTCCACGAGGGCGGTGACCACGAGCGCGTTCATGGCCACGTCGTGCTTGTCTATGTACGCGTGCACCCACgcgccctgctccagcgcgccgAGGCTTGCGCAGCAGCCGAGGACGCTGACGAGCACGTTGGCGTTCGGCTCCACGCCGTCCACCTGCATCGCGGAGAAGAGGTCGACGGCGTCTTGGAACCTCGCGGCGCGGTAGTACGCGCTAACCATGGCGCTCCACGTCGCCACGGTCCTGGCCGGCATGTCGGCGAACACCGCCCGCGCTTCGTCGAGGCGCCCCGCCCTCGAGAGCGCCACGATAGCGCTGTTGCACGCCACAACGTCGAACTCTTGACACTGCCTGAAGAGCGCCAGAGCCTCGTCCGCGCGGCCGCATGACGCGTACACGGCGATCATGGAGTTGCGTGTATACGCGTCCCCGGCGAGGCCGAGCTTGAGTACCATGCCGTGGAGCGCCGCGCCGTCGTCGGCGCGGCCGAGGCGCGCGTATGCGGCGAACAGAGACGGGAACGTGCGCcgctccggcggcgtgggcgaCCGGAGCATGTCGAGAAACAGCGCCACGGCCGCGTCCGGACCGGGCCCGTCGGACAGCGCCCTTATGACGGTGTTCCACATGAAGGAGTTGGGCCTCGGGTGGTGCCTGACGATGCGCGCGGCGTAGGCAGCGTCGCGTCAGACTTGACGAGCGCGGCGTGGAGCTGGCGGAGGTGAGCCATGGTGGCGCATTGCGTGTGGAGGAGGGTGAGGGCCGGGTGTGAGGCAAGGAAGGCAGAGATGGATGGGGAGGAGGGCAGGAGAGGGGAGGTGGCGGAGGAGGAAGCGCTTGCGGGCGATGGCGCCATGGCCATCCTCTGTACTCTGGTAATTGCTCGGGTTCTTTCTGGCGGTGAACGTGGTGAGTGTGTGCGCCACTGCCACGAGCGGCCACTGCCATGGCTTCGGATAAGGTCACCTCCTCACTTGTGGCCTATCTTGTGGTTGCTTACCAGCATTTGGCTGGGCCGAGTTAGGTTTGGGCTTTTTACTCAAAGCCTGGGCAGGCTCCAGTGTCAAGTCAAATGGTAGGTTGCATATTCTTCATGTTGTAATCCGACTCACAAAATAGCAAAAGTTCCACTCACAGCAACAAAAATACATCCATGATTTTTTGTCACAGTTCAAAAGTAAAAGAAATAAGCGTCAATTTTCATTGTTCAACGTTGATTTCAGAATATCCAACAACATGATAACTAAGTGGAAATACAAGAGAGTTCATATAATTTCTCAGACTAGGACGACATTCTTGAGCTAAGATCTCATACTTCACCAGCACCAGAGATAATGTAATGCACAGGAATGCAATAGACAGAAAGAACTTATTGAAGAACAAAGTCTTAAGTCAGTCCTCAGTGCTGCCTCCGTGTTCCACAGTACCCTTCTCATACCACTCCTTCAACAGAGATTGTGAAGAAACTCTATGGGAAATGAATCGGTCCTGGCTGCTGCTTGCGTTCTTGGCATTTTGTCACAAAAACCAGCATTTGCATCTACGCAGATCCTGCGGACCTTCAAACCACCTATCCCAAGACTGGTAAGCAGCTCCGGTAGTTCTGCAGTAACAGAAAAACCAAGTCATTAGACTATGAGTGGACAAAAATGTTTAGGTAATCCCTTAGATAAAGTAATACTGTAGGATATTTTTGTGGTTACTTACACAGGAAGTAGAGGGTCTGCTTTGCTTTCAATTGTTACTACAAACCTAACAAAAGGTTCATAATGCAGTCAGTCCCCAGTCACCAATAATACACACTGTGGTTGCTTTTTAAGCAGTAACGCCAGACAGTAAAATGTGAATTGATCGAGTTTTTTCTGACACGTACTCTTGGAGTGCCGTTGACACCTTATCCATCTTATTAAGCTCTTCAAGTTCCTCCTGTATGAAGTCCAATTGAGAATATCAGCAGTTTGGCAGAAAAGGGAATACCCATGTCTTTTAAGAAAACAAACATCCTTAGCAGTTGTAAATTATTTCAAGAAAGTAAATTTTGCCACATCAACAGATAATTATGTCAAGGACAGATACCTATCTCATCAATAGCACCTCTATTATGAAATTCCAAATGAACTTAATTTTGAAACATGCGATTTCTTCCCTGCTATGCAATTAGCGTTCTCTGCTTGCACCCTGAAATGTGGCCCTAATGGAGAAGTTTGAGTGTACTGTTCAGAGTGAATTTACTAGTACTAGTGAAGCATCATCAGTTCTCACTTATTTGTACATAAAGACGGCTTTCGTTCATGTCCACCATTATCCAAGCTATTTTGGAACACAACCACGCAGCACCACAAAACAACGAGTTCATTGCCCTTCCTTGAGCACTGCATTTTGTTTTTTACATGCAGTCAGAACACACGTGCATTTTCATTGTAAAAAAAACTCAGAATGTTTTGATTTTTTTAACTATTTGTTTCAATTTTACTGTGCATGAAGGAGCATATGAGCCTGAGCTTCAACAAAAGTGAAAAATCATTGGTGCTTACCATCAAAATAGGTAATACAGCTTGCTTAACACCCTTAGGATCTAACAAGTGAGCTCAATAGTATTATTAATTATAGTTACTATTTTGTAAACTCTAAGTCTCTCATAAATCCTTGCTAGTTTTACTGACTAGGTGGTACGTACATGACTACTCACTTAAGTAAGGTATAAGTTAAACAGTAAAAAAGTGCAGAGGTCGATATGAGATCCAATGATCTGATGCTGACAGAAATGGTAAAAAAGGAAATTACATGTCTCTCTTCGGACCTTTAAAAATGGTAAGAAAATTCCCCGCCAGAATAGATAAATATTTGGATTGTCGTCAAACTGATTGCATAtgttaattatttttatttttaactATATTATAATAGGATGTCGACAGTAGAATTTACCACCAGATAAGAATTATGTTACTCCATCTTAATCAAGACTCAATACTCATATCGTTTTTCAAATTTGAACTTGCAAGAATACTCCACAAAAGAAAATCAATAGATTTAACAAAAGATGACAAAATAATTTTCTAGCATTCATCTAGCAATGCCATGGCCCTGGTCCTTGAATCTAGATTATCCAGAACCATATATATAGAAGACAATTGAATTTTATTCATGATGATATTCATCTGGCATCTGATTGTAAGAACTTCAATAAATGAGAAATTGGAGTGATAAAGAAAATTGATCATTAATTATAACTTGAAATTGCAAATACAAAACGTTGTAGTTATAATAATGAGCATAGTTTTGTAATTAACGAAATTGCTTGCAGTATAGAAACACAATTGATTATAACTTAAGCACATAACCAAATAACATGCAGTAATAGAAAATGTTTCTTTAGTTGTTCATAGAGCATGAAAATCTTCAGATTGCCAAAGCCCTCCTGTATAACTATATGGCAAAGGTGTGAAAAATACTACTACCTCCGATCCATAGTAAGTTTCGGAGATTTGAACTAACCCCAATCCAAAACTGCTACACTTATTTTGGATAAGAGGGAGTGGTACAACTTTGGAATAATAACCAAAGGTAAATAAACCAAAACTATCCAAGTTAGACTTAACTTGTAAGAACTACCAAAAAAATATGAGTATTAGTTAGGCAGTTCCCTAGTTTATGGACCGCATACCAACTTGCCACCTAAAATAAGGAGCATCCAAACCGAAAACGCTTTGCTACAGTACTTGTTTTAGCTGTTCCACGAATAAAACCACGTTGATCCAGCACCGATTTCTCCTTCCAATGACTTCCAACGATTGGATCACGCACTGGCACGAACCAGTAGAAAACATGGCTCCCCATGCATCAGGTCCCCCGCAGGCCACACCAGCCGCGCCTCACCCCATGTGCATCATCACTTGTTAATTCCTCAGTGGTACGCTGCACAATCATTTGATACAGCAGAAATTCGGTTTTGTTTTCTTCAGCAGAGAAACTGGAACGGATGTAGCCGGACAGATCTGTGCCTGTCAGAGAAAAGGCCAGGAAATACTGGTACGGAACTGAATATTTGCGCAAGAAATCCTGAAGCAGGTGTGCATGACCAAGGGGACACCGAATGTGGACATATGCCCTTTGACCGCCTtctcccccacccccaccccaccaCCGGCGGCCCACCCCTACCCCATGGGACGCAAGGAAATGCAGACGGAGAAGATGGACGCGCGAGAACCTCGGAGGCCAGCCATGTCGAAGCTTTCGTGGTGCATGGTGAGGGTTGGGGATCGAAGAAGTTGCTACCCCCAAACTAGATTCTATGCTTCAGAACATGGGGCTGAAAAGCTAAAAGCTTCCGTGCCGCTTTTCTTCAGGAGAATTGCCGTTCTTAGCCCAACAATTTTCGAAACAAAGTCAAAGAAAACGCCCAAAGATTCAAGAAAGCAACCACTCTTTTCCCCTTGTATATCCGAGAGAAACTAACAATGGAAACAATATTCAGAGAGAAGGTAACAATGGAAACGAGGGTGACATGGGCGGACCTCGAGGAAGCGCGCTTCTTGCTCGAGCTTCTTGAGCTCGGCCTGGATCCGGTGCCGGCCCCGCATGTCCCCGGCTTCCCCTCCACCCCCGCCGACGTCGCCCGGAACCTGCATCGCCGCGAGAGGAGTGGCGCCGGCAGCGAGAGGACCTCCACTCCGCGCTGCTGGTCTGTCTGCTGGACGATGGCTCGGAGTATAGAGTAGTGGGTGGGGTGGGCAGACACGCGCAGCCAAGCGCAAACTGGCAGATGCGTGCGTGGGTTGGGCTGCACTGCGAGCGAAGCCAACCAAACCAAGAGGTGTCACGGAATGCGCGGACGGCGGAAAGGCTCTTTTTTCGTTTTCGAAAAGGTTTCCTTGTGACGACGACGGATGGACTGATAAAGGGCAGCGGTGGATGGCAAATTTTCCTGTTTTGACCCATTTCTCGAGGTTGAACGAGATCTGATCCTAGTTTGTAAAAATTTCAGGATCTGACCTTTTTGCTACCGTCAAGGTCCATGACGGTAG from Triticum urartu cultivar G1812 unplaced genomic scaffold, Tu2.1 TuUngrouped_contig_4737, whole genome shotgun sequence includes the following:
- the LOC125528243 gene encoding guanine nucleotide-binding protein subunit gamma 1-like: MQVPGDVGGGGGEAGDMRGRHRIQAELKKLEQEARFLEEELEELNKMDKVSTALQEFVVTIESKADPLLPVTTGAAYQSWDRWFEGPQDLRRCKCWFL
- the LOC125528242 gene encoding LOW QUALITY PROTEIN: pentatricopeptide repeat-containing protein At2g42920, chloroplastic-like (The sequence of the model RefSeq protein was modified relative to this genomic sequence to represent the inferred CDS: inserted 1 base in 1 codon), whose protein sequence is MAMAPSPASASSSATSPLLPSSPSISAFLASHPALTLLHTQCATMAHLRQLHAALVKSXRDAAYAARIVRHHPRPNSFMWNTVIRALSDGPGPDAAVALFLDMLRSPTPPERRTFPSLFAAYARLGRADDGAALHGMVLKLGLAGDAYTRNSMIAVYASCGRADEALALFRQCQEFDVVACNSAIVALSRAGRLDEARAVFADMPARTVATWSAMVSAYYRAARFQDAVDLFSAMQVDGVEPNANVLVSVLGCCASLGALEQGAWVHAYIDKHDVAMNALVVTALVDMYCKCGSIHKARQVFDTTRSQGMAKLSSWNAMMLGLAAHGQCQEAVTLFSELEPYGLRPDKVTFIAMLMAYGHSGMADEAKALFASMAREYGVTPGIEHYGCLVDALARARRLREAEDTIRAMPMKPDAAIWGALLSGCRLHGDAEAGARAARGAVECDPQDSGAYVLAANVLACDGEVGRGLGVRGEMREEGVAKVPGCSMIEVNGVVHEFMS